Part of the Acropora palmata chromosome 10, jaAcrPala1.3, whole genome shotgun sequence genome, cttcataaaaCTGTAATCTTACAGAGAAACTGTCCTACAAAAGTCAGCTCTTCAATAATTACAGCACCTGTTTGTCACTAGACTAttgataaacaattattgttaatcaATAGTCTAGTGACAAACAGGTGCTGTAATTATTGAAGAGCTGACTTTTGTAGGACAGTTTCTCTGTATGATTACAGTGTTATGGTATTTCCTCCTTTCTAGATGTTTTCTAGCAAAAAACTTACAGCTAAAGAATCTTGGATTTCAATGTTTTGTAGCATGTGGCCATTGTGAGCTACAAACCTTTAAATGGTATGTCCTTAGCTCGTAGATGTGGCTTGGAGGACGTGGTTCTGGCTCGCCAAAGAAAGTGAACTCATGAAGAAGTTGATTTTCTCTATTGTTTATCAGGGTGCGCCGTTTGCGTGAAAATTCAAGAAACTCCTAAAACAAGAATACACCTTTCATTAATACATGTACACAGCAGGTTTCTCAGCTAAGGTCAGTAGGATAGACCATGATCATGTCTTGCTTTGGTTCAGAAAGCTGTGAAaagtcaaaatgatttcaactcATTTGTTTGATGTCTTGAGTTTCTTTGTCTCTTGACTTTTATGATGAATAGGTTGTAGTAATATAAAATTTTataatgcaaataaaataaataataaggATGTTGAATAGGTTAAATGGATTTCAACCAAAGTTTTAAGTTAATGCTTTGAACACAGCCACAACAAAATGTCCCTGATGTGAGAGAATACAAATTAGTAAGATTTCAGCGTCACACTAAAAAGGACAATAAGGGCTTACAGTGAGCAAGCCAGTGACAAAGAGTTAAATCATGCACATTCCACATGCTTCAAAGAAATGATCTTTTTTATTGCTCTGCATCTTCTTGGCAAGAATCTTTGGTTATTTAGTGTATGCACCTTATTGTCTCTCATGTACTGTTTGGCTTTCACAACTGACTTGTAACCTCCTCTGTACTTCCACAGATGAACTGAAATTCAGACAGAGAAAAGTCCGTCATGGTAGAGAAAGGAATATTGGTTAGTATTAGGGACTGCTAGGGAAAACACAGGCAAAGGACCAAATGAATGTCCACAAATGCAGATGAATGCTATTAGATAGATACAAGCTCAATGATTATTATGATATTAAACTGTCACAAAGAGTGCAGTTATGTCTAAATGTaaactatttatttatattattagggttagtgtttttgttattgttacaaGTGGTGTGTTTTATCATTGGTGTAACTATTTTTGTCTACTTGAGGATTTAGGGAGATACTTTATGACTTTTATTGTCTAGATTTCTTGCCAAAAGTAATGTTGAAGTTGGGACAAAGTGCGAACAGAAATTTGGTCACACTCATTGAAAACAGCATACCTAGGCATCCTGAAGACTATACAAACTAACAATAACCAACTTATTATCTGGGTtttaaaattacattttcactagttttaatttgtaaatatttgtCTTAGGAGCAGTATGGTGTAAGTAATGTAATTAAAACATGATGCTGTCTTTGTATATATGTCTGTGTGTATGTAAAGTGTCTGTGTGTGATTAGTGCACCTTTAAATTATACGTGTAagtaaactgaaaataatagTAAATATTCAAGGTTCGAGTAAAGTTAAACTTCTACTACTTCCAGTGGCGAGATACAATGTCTAATTACAAGGCAACTTCCAAATATCTatgtttcaataaaattaatttcatttattaaagAACATTAATTCATCATCAATTCTGTGAATCTACTAACTTGCTTGATCAAGCCTTCCAAACATAGTTGTCCAGGCTCCACACAACTCTCCAGGAAACTGGTCATCTGCACTGAGTTTGGGTAAAGTGTCTTCTCTGAGATACAAATATCATTGGAGTAAAttcaattaaattattgtttaacaCCGTATTGACAGGAAAAGTACAATAATTTCCCAACAAAAGGATTGTAATGTCATGGTGCAAGTTTCCTGTATTCTGTCCATTAAATCAGTGAAGTTTCTATGTGTGTTAAGTCCATTTGTatatgtaaaaaaataaataaataaattttaaaaaaagagttTTCCTTCAAACCTTAAATTGGTAATAAAAACAAGTTAGTGAAGGTCTAATTACCAATGCAAAAAGATTTGGAAGCTGAGATTACAAGTGTTAGCCCAACATCAGACCAAATGACAAAGGGCTGTTGCTCAAAGCATTAGCTTTGTAAATCTACtaacggtggtaatttgacacATTGCACAGATATACCAAGTGATTGTTTCTCAGTTAGGAAACTGTGGTGAAACATATTGAAAGCTTGGTATCAAATAGGTCAAATTAGTTTCAAAGCCTTATCCATTTGTCATtcactctgatgaagggctaacactgAAAATGTCAGCTATGTTATCTTCTTACAGTGGTTATTTGATCCTCATCAACTTGTATGACACCAAATGTTTGACACTTCCCACCAAAGTGTCACCACAGTTCCTTCTTCATTCAAACCTTCAATGTTGCATCAGTGGGAAATCACAATAACTGCCATTGATATTGCAACCACACAGAGGTACACTGTACATGTACAATGAAAAATGACACTACTTACACCAAAGCAACATACTCTTCAATGCATTCAGGCTTGACATCATTAACTATAAgttaacaacaataaaaaacatGGGATGCTTGGGAGACTCTTTCCTAATAGTGTCTGTGCAGAAAGCATTTCTATAAAGGTTTCACAGCAATGAAATGGAGAAAAATGGGCAATTCTCTCCCCTCCCCTGCAGTCTCCTTAATTGTATTTGCTCCCAACTCATTCCTCCCATGGGTAAAACATGTTTCTTTGCTCTGAAACCCCCCTGGAAATGCTATCTATGCCGACTGATCAATTAAGTTTGAGATTtcacatcatcatcataactttatcataattattctCAACCTTTAAAAAATAGCCAAGCACAAGTTTTCTACTAAATGCAGGtctatattaaaaataaaaaataataaatccaTGTTATACAGACAAACATGTGGGATGtactaattattttttttcttttctctttttgttttcgtccataAAAGCAACACCAGTAAGCAAAGAAATTAACCCTCCTTGGAAAAGAGAACGTTTAACACTCCCTCAAGCAAGTTCTCTTGTGGTTTTTCATCCTCATCCGGACAACCATCTCACAGTGAGTAAAACCACTAGCATATCATTGATACGATGTCTTCACTATTTCGTTGTCTCTGAAAAATCAGCCTTACACATTCATGTTACCATTGATGTAACTTCTTTCCACCTTGTCAATGAAATAGTCAGCTTTGATTGCCTAATGTTCCAATTACTTTTggttacttatttatttattttttatttgattaaagaaaattgaagaGGATTTAAATTGCGTAAAGATCGGTAAGGATAAACATGTCGTCCGGAGCGGTTAACGAAGGGTGGGAAGTGCTGACCAAGTACACGTTCAAACGATATGCATGTGATTAATCATGTGTCTTTTCCTATTTCATATGGTTGTCTACGTGACATCCACCAAGTACACATGCCAACCCTGAAAATTCATAACTAGTCGATGACACAGTTCTGAGAGATAATAAAAAGAGTATTTCAGGAGAGATCCAGTCACACTATAAACTTACACTCAAACTCATATAGGGTTTCCCTCTCTGTAAGAACTTTGGAATGAGCATCGATTGCCTTTTCCAAGGATCCGACGCCAAGAATTTTCGCCAACAAACCTTGTGAATCGTCTTTGCTTCTACTTAAGGAAACTGAAAACGCCCTGGCCGAAACAAAGCTCTCTCGCGCAGGGAAAAAGGCTCCTTTTAACAGGGAGAACGTTCGTTTCGTAAGGAACGACGCAGCCATTGTACATTtgaacagttttgtttttgtgtatgcCACTTCGAACTATCGCCCCCACAACACTTGGTGAACAATTAGGTACATTGTTTACGTACAATGAGGCAGAGAAACaagcatttgaaaatgattttcttaGCAGTGTTTCAACAACTTGAACACTGAAAATATGAGATATGCACATTGATATTTTGAGCTGTGACCGGCTCGATACGCAAACAAACGGAAGTGAAAAAACGTTTAAGGCATttactttttaatttaaaatatctaAAGAGATAAATAATTCATAAAACAATTTAAGATGGCATCCTTTTCAAAAgtgaattttataaaacattttgaatattttaattcATTTACTAACATTTACACGTTTAAAGGCAACATCGTTGTTGCAAGCAAAGCATGCGCGCTAAGGCGGGCATTTTTCCCGCCATTTCCGAAGCGTCCTCCATTTTTGCTTTGCAGTCGGTCAATGTGTACTTGTTCCTCTTCATTTTTTCTGTTGAAAAATTGGTATCCAtattgccgtgcgtctgttcagtaatagatcacagatgacgtcaaaatgtggtaagtaGGCTTTGCCTGATTGTGCTGGCATAATTTTTGGCATAATTGGAGCAAAAAAGCACATTTTTTCAAACGAGCACTGCCACAGCAGAATTAGCAAATTTTAGAACTTTTTGGAGCATAAATTCATAAAATTTGGTAAATATGGTGTAGTTTCTacagaaatgaattaaatttaGGTAATATGTTCTCCCTACTCTTAGCGGCATTTAGCGATCAGCAGGACAGCGCTCTTGCAGACTATCTCCAGGCCAGCGTAATGTTGCAGTACAATATGCGTTGATGTTGACTTTTGTGACTATTGTTAGCCACGTTTATTCAAGCAAATATTGCTGCTGAAAGAACTCAGAACTGTCAAAATAAGTTGATTTACTTCGTGGCTCGATAGTTTCAACGTTACAGTTCGCTATAGTTTGAGTTAGTTAAAATCAAGAGAGTACTGCGTTCTTTTGGTTCAGTCAGTATATACAAGTGTGATCGTCGTTGAAGGTATTTTACAAACGGGTCAAAGATGCGAGCAGCTTACTTGGACATCTGAGGGTCGAGACAATTTgccataaaacaaaaataaatttacaataacagCTTCAGTATTTGAAAAACATCATAATTTGGTGTCGCTATTGAGCGCCTATATGTAAAGAATTTATGTCATTTTGTGAGCTTAACTTTGGAAATCAGGAGCATAATTTGGGAATTCTGGCataattttggcaaaatttggAGCACTGCTAGTAGCGTAATATGCCACTTTTGGAGCACAATCCGCCAAGGCCTAGTcggaagaacaaaaaagtggcaggtgaatgtgtcactgatgttcttacctcACTCtgatgtcatctgtgatctattactgctCATATCAATGAGAAAAGTAAGCACGTTTTCAGAAGACTTCTGGTAGGAGACCCTGTGACTTGTTAGAACCTCTTTCCTTTGTCATACTTTGCAGGTCGGAAGATAGCGTAAGGCATAGTTTTCATGGTCATAGTTCATCTTTGATTGGTTGTTTGACTGATATGCGTAAGAGGTCCCTTGAGAGAGGccctaaaaataaatttgcgCGGGAAACGGGTGAGCGGAGACAAAGGTTCCTATTTGTGGGCTCCTGCCGTTTTCAGGGTAAGACAAATGACTCGGAAAAGtagaaaaataattgcagaAACACGAAGTTACAATTTCAGATGACGCTTTCGCTGTAGTGGACGCcgccttgcttaagctccatTTTGCTTTCTAGAAGACGAGTCAGAACTGCTCGAAATGCTCTTCACAATAGGCGTTGTACGGGATactttttggtgtttttttctcccttcGCGTGTCTCAAGCCTTGCGACATAAGGGTTCTCAAAATAGGCAACTTCCACAATGGCATTTTTTTACTACAACTTCCACAGTCCagtttgattcttttttttctcttattttaatcttttattCCCAGTCAGGTAAATATAACAATAGCTCTGATTAGCATGCAACAAGCAAAACCTGAAGGATTCTGGTACTTGTAGTCAATTGGCGCCATCGTGCAAATGTGTTATTGCGTGCAACACGTGTAACACGATTATGTTTTcccaatgaaccaatcagttcgTAATTTGTAGCAATGGCGGTGCTGTAGTCAATAGCGCTGCgcggccgtgacgtcacgaAATTTTGACCCCCAACAGCGATTAGGACAAACAAACAGCTTCTCGAGTAAAGGAATATGAGTGATGATACGCCCATATCGAGTTCAAACGTCTCTAAAGCTCGAATTTTAACTCAAAACGACGGTGTTCCAGGCTCAAAGTTTGAGCAAGACCCAGAGAACTATACTAATACACAATTGAAGCGTTGGTTGAAGTGTAGAGGGTTAAAATTAAGCGGAAAACGAGCAGACCTTATCTCACGTGTTCGCGACTGTCTCAAGTCGGGCAATCACTATGTACTTGATTCGAGTATAGATGAGGGAAAATGGCTTCAAGCTAAAAtactaaaggaaaataatatcaaCAGAATACACCTAAAGGATCTAACAGTGCCACAAACGCCTAAATCTGGCTGGAGAGTCTTTCCCTCGCAAGACATCCCATCGCTATTCAACTACGGCCACGTATATCACTATACCTTAGAATCCCTTCCAGTCGTAGAGGAAAATATTGGCAGTACTGAGGATGAAGAAAACCAGCAAGATACAGGACTGGGACACATGACTGATAAACCATTTACTGTTGGTAGAAAGTGTACTGATTCCGGATTTGTGCACGATTTATCTGACAA contains:
- the LOC141893900 gene encoding protein NipSnap homolog 1-like, translated to MAASFLTKRTFSLLKGAFFPARESFVSARAFSVSLSRSKDDSQGLLAKILGVGSLEKAIDAHSKVLTERETLYEFEFNDVKPECIEEYVALVEDTLPKLSADDQFPGELCGAWTTMFGRLDQAIHLWKYRGGYKSVVKAKQYMRDNKEFLEFSRKRRTLINNRENQLLHEFTFFGEPEPRPPSHIYELRTYHLKPGTLIEWGNNWGQAILIRQKEDDAVAGLFSQIGELYVVHHIWAYDDLVSRQQIRHNLWNRPGWDDCVANTVPLIRRMESRVMIPLPFGPLQ